The Bradyrhizobium sp. LLZ17 genomic sequence ATCCTGACGCGGCTCGGCGCGTTGCGCGCGATTTCGTTCCGTGGCGTCACCGCGCTCGACAGCGACATCTACATCGCCCAGTTCGCCAACGGGTCGGCGGAGTGGCGCATCGGCGTCAGGAACGGCACCATCACCAAGATCGCGCTGGGGCCGAATTTCTAGGCCTCTCCCGCGCATGCGCTGGATTACGGATGCGCGTTCGATCGGCTTCAATCTCCGCTTGCAAAGGCCTGGCTCAAGTGTTACGTTCCGTAGCATACGGATCGTAGCTTGATGCGGCGACGTCGGCCGCCGTCGGACTGCTGGAAGAATCGGGCGTTCGTCATGAGCAATTCCGCAAAGGCCGAGGCCGTGCTGGCGCTTCATCGTTTCGGGATGGGGCCGCGACCCGGTTCGATTGCTGCCGTCGGGGGCGACCCGCGCGGCGCGCTGATTGCCGAGCTCGATCGGCCGCTGGTGCTGACCGCTGCGGCCAGCCTGCCTTCCAGCGCGAAAGCCTATCGCACCGTGGCCGACGCCAACGCACGGCGAGCGGCGCGTGCCAAGCAGGCCCAGCTGCAGGCAAAGAAGCAGCAGGCGGCTGCGACGCCGATGATGTCGGAAGACCAAACGCAAGGGCAGGCCCCGGGCGCCGAGAAGGACGCCGCGGCGATGGCGGCCAAGCAGGCCGCCGAAGCCGTTCCCGATCCCGGACGGCCGATCTATTTGCAGGAAGCCAAGCTGCGCATCGAAGCCGCGCTCGGCGCGGACATCGGCTTCGCCGAACGGCTGGTGTGGTTCTGGTCCAATCATTTCTGCATCTCGGCCTACAAGATCCAGAGCATGTCGGGTGCCTACGAGCGCGAGGCGGTTCGCGCCAATGCGCTCGGCCGCTTCGCCGATCTGCTTCAGGCGGTCGAGGGCCATCCGGCGATGCTGTTCTATCTCGACAATCTCGGCTCGATGGGCGCGAACTCGATTGCGGGCATCAACCGCAACCGCGGGCTCAACGAAAACATTGCGCGCGAGATCATGGAGCTGCACACGCTCGGTGTTCGCGCCGGCTACACCCAGGACGACGTGATCAGCTTCGCCAATGTGTTGACGGGATGGACGCTCGTGCCACCCGGCGTCAATCCCGAGCACGGCGGCGAGTTCACCTTCAACCCGCGGCTTCACGAGCCCGGCGGGCAGACGGTCCTCGGCAAGCGCTACGAGCAGGAGGACGTCGAGCAGGGCCGTGCCGTGCTGCGCGACCTTGC encodes the following:
- a CDS encoding DUF1800 family protein, whose product is MSNSAKAEAVLALHRFGMGPRPGSIAAVGGDPRGALIAELDRPLVLTAAASLPSSAKAYRTVADANARRAARAKQAQLQAKKQQAAATPMMSEDQTQGQAPGAEKDAAAMAAKQAAEAVPDPGRPIYLQEAKLRIEAALGADIGFAERLVWFWSNHFCISAYKIQSMSGAYEREAVRANALGRFADLLQAVEGHPAMLFYLDNLGSMGANSIAGINRNRGLNENIAREIMELHTLGVRAGYTQDDVISFANVLTGWTLVPPGVNPEHGGEFTFNPRLHEPGGQTVLGKRYEQEDVEQGRAVLRDLAAHPATATHVATKLARHFVADEPPPALVEHMAETFRDTGGDLKQVAIAMVSSDDAWRVPPSKLKRPGEWGVGMVRATGLREVDPALFTGAQDLLGEGLWRPSAPKGFPDDEASWIDGIGRRLDIANNFAERVAATADPQVIIEDVFASEITAEVKQAVGRAESRQQALALLFMSADFQRR